The following nucleotide sequence is from Candidatus Poribacteria bacterium.
ACTGTTCCGTCCTTCAACGAATTGATGAAAACCGAAGGACAAGAACCGACGCTTCCTGGACACACAGAAGACGAAGCGTTTGCGTGGGTCATCGCAGCCATTGAAAAATGCCTCCCAGACGCTGAAAAATACGGTGTTATCCTCGGACTCGAAAACCATTGGGGGTTAACCTGCACACCTGAAGGCGTCAACCGCATCGTCTCCGCTATTGACTCCGAATGGTTGAAGGTGACGATGGATTGTGGGAATTTCCTCTCAGACCCATATCAAAAACTGGAACAGATTGCCGGTGAGGCGGTGCTTGTCCACGCCAAAACCTATTACGGTGAAGGTGAATGGTATACGTTAGATCTGGATTACGCTAAAATCGGCAAAATTTTAAAAGATGTCGGATTTCGGGGATACGTATCCATTGAATTTGAAGGGAAAGCGGATGCACACGTCGGTGTTCCACAGAGTGTGGAAATGCTCCGCGACGCGCTCCCAAAATAGCAAGAGGTATAAATCTTCCTGTACAACGGATAACGGCAGGCGCACTTTCCTTGGGAGGATCTTCTAATGCTCAGAAAAATCGTAATACCAATTTTGACTTTTGCACTGCTCGGGACAATAGGAGGAACCACTACTATGGCAGACACAGGAGGAATGGCAGGCGCAACGAACGCTTCGGAAGTTTGGCGTGCCTTGCAACGCCTACAGACCACTGCGACTGTTCTCCACACCGTCGCACACCCGGACGACGAAAATGGTGCCCTGTTGACGTGGCTCAGTCGTGGACAGGGAGTCAGAACGGCATTATACTCGACCACGCGTGGCGAGGGTGGCGCGAACCTCATCGGTCCCGAATTATTCGATGCACTCGGAATCGTCCGGACAGAGGAGCACCTCGCTGCCATACGTTACTACGGCATTGACCTCTTTTTCAGTAGTGCTGTCGATTTCGGCTATTCCAAACGACTCGACGAAACCTTGGAAAAATGGGATTACCAGATGCTCTTGGAGGATATGGTGCGTCTCATTCGATACTACCGGCCGGATATCATTATCTCTCGATTTCAAGGCAATCGCCGAGATGGCCATGGTCACCATCAAGTTTCTGGTGTTGTAACGTTAGAAGCGTTCAATGCTGCAGGCGACGCGACCCGTTTCCCAGAACACCTCACCGAAGGTCTACAGCCGTGGCAACCCAAGAAACTCTATATCACCCGTTCCCGATGGCGACGCAGTAACACTGGTGCCGACGATACCCCTGTGTTAAAAATTGATACAGGCAAATATAACGCCTTATTAGGACTCTCCTACGCGCAAATTGCACGCCAGGGACTCAGTTACCAGCGTTCGCAAGGCGTTGGACAGACGCGTGCATCCAAAGGTTCTTCGCTCACCGAACTGCAGCTAATCAATACAACACTTTCCGAGCATCCGAAATCTGAAGATAGCCTATTTGATGGACTTGACACAACAATAATGGGCATGGCAAGATTCGCTAACGCATCTAAGTTGAATGCAGAATTCACACAACTTCAAGAAAGTGTGAATGCCGTAATACGCGACTATGATGCTCGCCAGCCTTGGATAGTTGTCCCGCACCTTGCGGGTGGACTCAAAACGACTCGCAGCTTAATGGAAAAAATACAAGAGATAGACCTTGATGATAGTACCCGATCACATCTCCTTTTCCTGCTTCGTAACAAAGAGCAGGAATTTATAACCGCAACAAATGCTGCACTCGGACTGTCTCTGGAAGTGCTTGTTCAACCTGCAGGCACGCGTTCGTCTGAGACTTTCACTGTTGCGATTCCCGGGCAAAAGTTCTCAATCGGAATGCGATTCGTGAACCCCGCTCCAGTTGTAGCTGAGCTTGTCAATACTTCACTCGATACACCTGAAGGTTGGAATGTACAACAAACGCGAGCGGATTCGGACACAAAGGAGATAGGGGCTATACAGACGAACGAACCGATCTCCATTACTTATGAGGTGGAGGTGCCGCAGGATGCAGCGTACACGCAACCTTACTGGACACGCGCATCTGAGTATCATGATGCTGTCTACACGCTCAAGCATCCAGAATTCCGCTTTCTACCCGCCACACCACCTGATGTTCACGGTGTTGTAACCTATCGTGTGGAAGATGTGGACTTTACACTGAAGCGACCAGCACAAACAGTTTCTATCAACCGACCTTGGGGAGAGAGGCGGCGTTTGTTAACGGTGGCTCCTGCCATTAGTCTATCTATGGCACCGCGTATCGGCGTTATCCCCATATCCGAATCCGCCACGGCAACTACATTTACCGCCACAGTGGAGATGCTAAATAACGTAAAGGGTGAAGCGGAGGGTAAACTTGCACTTGCGTTCCCGGAGGACTGGTCCGTGTCTCCTGAGTGGGCAGCTTTCGCTTTTACACACGAAGGAGCAAGCAAGACGTTTACTTTTCAGGTGTCTGCTGAAGGTGTAGAAGCGGGCAGAGGTTATACAATTCAGGCGGTTGCTCTGTCCAATGGCGCGGAGTACACCACCGGTTATCAAGTGATTGATCATTCTGATCTTGAGCCGCGCCATCTCTATCGTCCTGCCACAATGACGCTTCACAGCATCTCGCTTGAACTTCCACAGAATTTGAGCGTCGGCTACATCATGGGGGTAGGCGATAAAATCCCTGAAGCTCTGGAACAGATTGGGATTGATGTAGAGATGTTAGGCACAGAAGAACTCCGCACCGGCGATTTGAACCGATTCGATACTATTCTTATCGGCATCCGAGCGTACGCTGTGCGACGAGACCTCATCGCCTATAACAGCAGACTCCTCGATTATGTGCATAAGGGCGGCAACCTCATCGCCCAGTACCAGACCCCAGAATTCGACGCAGCCCCCTTCGGTCCGTACCCGTATATTATGGGCAGACGACCAGAAGAGGTTTCCGAAGAGGATGCACAGGTAACGATTTTGATGCCAGACAACCCAATCTTCCAGTATCCAAATCGAATTACGGCGGCGGATTTCGATGGATGGGTTGAGGAGCGCGGTTCTAAATTCCTGACGGAATGGGACGGAAATTATCAGGCACTCCTCACCTGCAACGACCGCGAACAGGAACCGCAGCACGGTGGATTACTCTACGCACAATATGGGGAAGGCACCTATACCTACGCTGCGTATGCCTTTTATAGGCAACTTCCCGCAGGCATCGCAGGCGCATATCGCCTTTTCATTAACATGCTAACGCTTGGTAAGCAACCGTAGCATTATACATCCTCCCACGGTGCCACATCGCCCACAGGCGATGGTGCTGGAAAACGGCTCACAACATTAATAGGTCTACCAGCATCAGACGATTCGATGATCCGTTCACATATCTCCAGCGCGTGTCGTGCCTGCGCGCCATTACACCGCGGATTCCGATCAGATCTGATCGCATCTGCGAAATCGGCAACCCCTTTACCCCAGTCTAATCCAGTAAAGGCTTTCGGCGGCGAGGGTTCATCTTGCCATCCATCTGACGGAGTAAATTTCTTGATACCGCGCCCATCATCATGTGCTTGAAGGGAAAACCCACCTGCAGTACCGTGAATTTCATAAGGCGGGATTCCAGAAGCAACAGTAAAACTGTGATAGATGAATCCGTGTGCACCGTTCTCGAATTCAAGCACGGCGAACCCGTGGTCTTTCTCATTGACCTCAAATTCAGTGCCTTGACGCGGACCTTGGGTTAACACCCGTTTTGGAACAGCGACCCGCGCAAACCCGTGCACTGTTTTAACGGGCGCAATCATGGTCGTCATCGTTGTTAGCGGATAAGGCGCAACATCCCGAAATGGACCGGCATGCATCAGAAACGCGTCCGCACTCGGATGCCAGTGTTCTAACGGACCACCGAAATTCCCGATTGCAGAGATAATATTGCCAATTTCACCCTCGCGAATTCGCTGCCAGACGTTCTGCTGCACATACCCGAGAATCGCTGACGGGGCACACGCCAGTTTGAGACCGTTCGCTTCCGCCGTTTCTACGAGTTCGTTCGCTTCATCGGTACGGATAGAGATCGGTTTTTCAGAATAAACATGTTTCCCTGCTTTTAGTGCCGCCAACGAAACCGGGTAATGAGAGATGTGAAGTGTCAAATTCACAATCGCTTCTACATTCGGATCATTCAGCACTTCCTCAAGCGATTTGTAAACGCGTCCGCCGTTACGTTCTGCTAATGCAGAGGCACGCGCCTCGTCTTGGTCATAGAAGCCGACCAATTCAATGCGATGCGGATACGCTTGGCAACGCGGTTGATAACCGCCCGCAGAAATCATGCCACACCCAACAATCACCGTGCGGACTGGCGTTGTATTAGACATTCAATTTGCTCCTTGTTACGTTTTAAAGTGAATTCCATAATTATCGATATACTGTCATAGGATATGCAGTGGCGAGGTTAGGAAACCGGGGTCCCATCTGTTACTGAGAATGGATCAGAGATACAATGACGGTTTGGTTGACTTTGGTAAGTTTTATATCAGTTGTTATCCTGCACCTGACATATAATTTTGCAGATATTGTCCGATTTCTTCGCCATTTTCGATTAGGTCGGTGAAATATGTATCGCAAACATCTCTGAAACGTAAGAACACATCACGAGTCGTCGCATTCTCTTTCTCAAAAATACCTACGGGTTGGCAGTCAACTTTCCATGCTTTGAATTGGTGTAATGTGAGCGCGGCTGCTTGCGTCTTAGTATCACTATTTAAGGCAAACACAAATAGTGGGGGGACCTTTCCGTTTATTCTACAGTCTACTTTGTAAATTCCATCGGGATCATTTGTTGGATGTTGCCAATTGAATGTCATACGCCTTGATTCGACCTTCTGATACAAAAAGGCTTGAAAATCGTCGATAAATGTTGATCTAACCGTTTCTCGTGACAGGTACGTAACGTCAATTATTTTAAGTAAAGCTTGGACCAAGTCATAAAGTGCTTGCCCATAACATCCATCAGAAACATCAATAATTAATTCCCCGTTATAGTCTTCAACTTGAAACATAGATAGAGCTTTTAAGATTAACTTCTGGCGGTTTCCACTATGAAGTTTTTGTTCATCCATATAGTATGAGAGGTGCATATAAGTGTGCGCCTCATCTGAGAGGACCCACCTACCCCCCATCTTTTTCAGCACAATAACCAACTGATCCCCATCATTGAAATGGAAGGGCGTAAAAACGAGGAAACGGTCTTTGCCATCTGCTGAAAGCTGTATTTCTGCGGAAACCTTATCAATAAAGTCTTTTTCTATTGTTTTAACTGACATTGTTCTCACCCCCTAAAAAATTTTTAATTCCATCTGTGCCGGTAATTCAAAGTTCGCATCTTGTATAAGACCCTGTAACGCACCTTCAAGATTATTATAGCGATCTGTCTCTTCTGCATAGGTTTCCTCATCATAGCCTCTTTCTTGATATCGCTCTGTAGCAAAATGAATGTGGTAACCGTAAATTTTCTGTTTTTCAATTTTGTTATTGTGCGGACGTTTAGGCAGACCATTATAGCGACAGATCCGAAAGGTCGCGCCAGTTTTAGGATTTATAACCGCTAAGATTACCGAAAAATCTGATGGATATTTTTCATTCTGGTTGGTTATGAGGCGGAAACGGTTACCGTTTTCCCCAATGATATACAAACTACTGTCCTTATTTAGTTGGATACGCCAGTCATCTGGTAAAACTTTACGTTCATTAATTAACACTGCTATTTGTTGATCGGTGTATTTTATATCCATTAATGCTATCCACTGACAAACTTTGACGCTGGCAGATTCATCGGTGTAGATAATCAGACGTTCTTCTTATTGAAGTCTAAAAATATAATAAGTAGCATAGTGAAGTATATCACACCATCCGAAAAATTGACAATATTTTATGTTCTGGGTTCAGGGTCATTCAATTGTCCGTTTTGGGTGTTGTCCTTTTCGTAGGTGTTTATACTTAACATGTGTTATGTTTTTTAAAATTCGCAGAAATTTTCGCTGGATTTCGCTAGATTTCGCACCGGATTCTGGAAAAGGACATCCAATCCAATAATTTCTTAAAATTGAATGGCTCTGCTGCAACCCCAATTTTCTCTTGACGCAAAAGGTTGATGCAATGTAAAATATATGATGCAATAGGCGAAACAAGTTCACTAAATATTAAGGTGATAAATGTGTTAAAATATAATCGGCTTGCATTCACTGCTATTTTAGTCTGCGTAATTCTACCCGGATGTGCAGCGTTCCGTGACACATCGCAAACCGAAGCTTACAATCGGTTCGCGATACGTGCCGCGCAAGCGCAGCTCTGGAATGAAGCCATCTTCCGATGGAAGCAGGTCATCAATGTCGATCCAGATGATGCCAAAGCACATAACAACCTTGGTGTCGCATACGAGGCGGTCGGAAACATAGACGAGGCTATTGCCGCTTACCAGCGCGCGGCGGAGTTAGACCCCGGCAACAAATACTATCGACTCAACTATCGACGGTGCCGTATACACCTCCGACGCAGCGGACTTGACGACGAAGACGCACCGCAACCAGATGAGGGACGCCCAACCACGGAACAGTGAGGATGCCAATATGCAAATGACGAAACTTCTAACAGCAATTTTCCGGTTTACAAGCGGTGCCGGGAAACTTGGAATCCTACTGGCTGGCCTAATGCTTTGTGGATGTGGCAGTGCCGTGACGCGCGTCTCTATTCCGGTGAAAGTCCAATCTGAAATTGACATCAACCGGTATTCCAACTTCGCCGTTTTGCCGTTTGTGGCTGAAAAACAGACAGAACGTAACGAAAAACTGCCCGAAGAAATCGGGGCGGAAATTGCCGCAATACTCCGTAGAGGTTTAGCACGCCAAAAACACTTTGAAGTCGTCAGCACACAGGAGACAGCGAGACTGCTTACAGGTGAAACCGTCGGAGAGGATTGGCTCTCTGATACGAAACACTTGAGTCAACTCGGAGAGTATTTTGAGGTGAAAGGGATTATCATCGGCAGCTTTCGTTTCTATTCAGATAGCCGACCGAGACGATATTATGGCGAACGCTATTCCGTACAAAGGCAACGCTACGTAATGGATTATCAGGACTACATGCAGAAAACCTATCTCCTTTCATTGAGAGTGATGATTATTGATATCGAGACCGAACAGATTATCTGGGATGAAACTTACCGACGGAGCACCGCAGAAGCACATACAATTGGCTCTTTCATTTTCTCTCAGGCGGGTCCACAGGCAAATACTATCAGGGAACTCGGCAAGCGTGCTGTATCAGAATTTACGCGTCAAATCTCTCCACACTATGAGCGTGAAGATAGATATTTAGTCAATTGAGAGGAATTGATACAAATTGTGAAATATTCGCCACAGAAGTTGCCAGTCGCCAGTTAAAGACTGGAAAACTAAAAACTGGAAACTAAGAATGAGGTTAAAGGTGTGAAAAAAAATAAATACGGAATCCTAATAGCAAGACAAATATCTGAGAAGCACACCAGTGATACACAGCAATTATTGGTTAAATACGTCCTCCATAGCCTCTTACTCCTGAGTTTACTGGCACCTTGTGTTGGATGGGCGCAGGCTTTTGGGAAAAATAAAATTACTGCACAACGCTTCGATTGGCACATCCATCGGACAGAGCATTTCGATATACATTACTATCCGAGTGAAGCGAAACTGGTGCCTATCATGGCCGCTATTGCTGAAGAGGCTTACGAACAGCACAGCGAGGATTTTGAGCATGAACTGCGGGATAGAACACCGCTTATCCTTTACAAATCCCATAAAGATTTTCAGGAGACCAACATAATCCTCCAAGAACTCCATGAGGGTATCGGAGGCTTCGCAGAACTCTTTAAGCATCGTATTGTTATTCCGTTCACCGGTTCCCTTGAAGCGTTTCGAGAGGTGATCTTTCATGAACTCATTCATATTTTTCAGTACGATATTATCTATCAGAAGCCGCATGCGCGTATCTACAGCGGTGAGTTTCTCTACTCACCCCCTATCTGGTTTATAGAGGGCATGGCAGATTATTTCGCTGAAGATAATGATGCAATCGGCGAGATGGTCGTCCGAGATGCCAGCATGAACAACAACATCGTTCCCTTACCGCAACTCCAAAATTTTAACCGGCTCAGTTCACCTTTCGTCGGATATAAGTTGGGGCAATTGGCGGTGGCATATCTCACAGAAACCTATGGGCGTGAAAAAGTCGCCGAGATTTTACAGGGGTTACGACAGAGCCGAACGAAAGACATTGATCGGGTTTTCAGAGAGGTACTCGGTGTAGAACTCGAAGAATTTGATAAGGCGTGGCGGCAGACAATGCGGAAGCGTTACTGGCCCCTCGTTGAAGACCGAGAATTGCCCGACCTCGTCGCAAAGAATCTTACCGAAGAATCAAAATACTCTCATAATATTAAACCCGCCTGGTCGCCGAGTGGTGATATTATCGCTTACGTTACTGGAAACGATGGATTTCTTGAGATTGTCCTTATGTCCGCAAAAACCGGTGAACGCATTGAGCGAGTTACCAAGCGATTTTTCCGAGAGAAATATGAGGAAATCCGAACCGATTTCGGTGGATTTGGTAGAAGTCTCGCATGGGCACCCGATGGTGATAAGATTGCATTCGTCGCCAAGCATCATGACGCTAACTACCTCCTTGAAGTCAATATTCTGACGGAGGAACTCACGCAGTACTTTGAACTCGATTTTGATAGCGTTACTTCCCCGGATTACGATGGCAGCGGTGAGCGGATCATTTTTTCCGCACTCAAAGAGGGGCAGACAGATCTCTATATTATCGAGCTCCTGACAGGTGACATTGATAGACTAACTTTCGATCCATTTAACGATACGCACCCCTCATGGCACCCAACAACCGGCAAAATTGTCTATACCTCTGAACGAGGCGGTAAAAATAGGCTTGTACTGATAGATCTCGACCGTGGAACGGAACG
It contains:
- a CDS encoding DUF1828 domain-containing protein, yielding MSVKTIEKDFIDKVSAEIQLSADGKDRFLVFTPFHFNDGDQLVIVLKKMGGRWVLSDEAHTYMHLSYYMDEQKLHSGNRQKLILKALSMFQVEDYNGELIIDVSDGCYGQALYDLVQALLKIIDVTYLSRETVRSTFIDDFQAFLYQKVESRRMTFNWQHPTNDPDGIYKVDCRINGKVPPLFVFALNSDTKTQAAALTLHQFKAWKVDCQPVGIFEKENATTRDVFLRFRDVCDTYFTDLIENGEEIGQYLQNYMSGAG
- a CDS encoding PIG-L family deacetylase, which translates into the protein MADTGGMAGATNASEVWRALQRLQTTATVLHTVAHPDDENGALLTWLSRGQGVRTALYSTTRGEGGANLIGPELFDALGIVRTEEHLAAIRYYGIDLFFSSAVDFGYSKRLDETLEKWDYQMLLEDMVRLIRYYRPDIIISRFQGNRRDGHGHHQVSGVVTLEAFNAAGDATRFPEHLTEGLQPWQPKKLYITRSRWRRSNTGADDTPVLKIDTGKYNALLGLSYAQIARQGLSYQRSQGVGQTRASKGSSLTELQLINTTLSEHPKSEDSLFDGLDTTIMGMARFANASKLNAEFTQLQESVNAVIRDYDARQPWIVVPHLAGGLKTTRSLMEKIQEIDLDDSTRSHLLFLLRNKEQEFITATNAALGLSLEVLVQPAGTRSSETFTVAIPGQKFSIGMRFVNPAPVVAELVNTSLDTPEGWNVQQTRADSDTKEIGAIQTNEPISITYEVEVPQDAAYTQPYWTRASEYHDAVYTLKHPEFRFLPATPPDVHGVVTYRVEDVDFTLKRPAQTVSINRPWGERRRLLTVAPAISLSMAPRIGVIPISESATATTFTATVEMLNNVKGEAEGKLALAFPEDWSVSPEWAAFAFTHEGASKTFTFQVSAEGVEAGRGYTIQAVALSNGAEYTTGYQVIDHSDLEPRHLYRPATMTLHSISLELPQNLSVGYIMGVGDKIPEALEQIGIDVEMLGTEELRTGDLNRFDTILIGIRAYAVRRDLIAYNSRLLDYVHKGGNLIAQYQTPEFDAAPFGPYPYIMGRRPEEVSEEDAQVTILMPDNPIFQYPNRITAADFDGWVEERGSKFLTEWDGNYQALLTCNDREQEPQHGGLLYAQYGEGTYTYAAYAFYRQLPAGIAGAYRLFINMLTLGKQP
- a CDS encoding Gfo/Idh/MocA family oxidoreductase; its protein translation is MSNTTPVRTVIVGCGMISAGGYQPRCQAYPHRIELVGFYDQDEARASALAERNGGRVYKSLEEVLNDPNVEAIVNLTLHISHYPVSLAALKAGKHVYSEKPISIRTDEANELVETAEANGLKLACAPSAILGYVQQNVWQRIREGEIGNIISAIGNFGGPLEHWHPSADAFLMHAGPFRDVAPYPLTTMTTMIAPVKTVHGFARVAVPKRVLTQGPRQGTEFEVNEKDHGFAVLEFENGAHGFIYHSFTVASGIPPYEIHGTAGGFSLQAHDDGRGIKKFTPSDGWQDEPSPPKAFTGLDWGKGVADFADAIRSDRNPRCNGAQARHALEICERIIESSDAGRPINVVSRFPAPSPVGDVAPWEDV
- a CDS encoding tetratricopeptide repeat protein, coding for MLKYNRLAFTAILVCVILPGCAAFRDTSQTEAYNRFAIRAAQAQLWNEAIFRWKQVINVDPDDAKAHNNLGVAYEAVGNIDEAIAAYQRAAELDPGNKYYRLNYRRCRIHLRRSGLDDEDAPQPDEGRPTTEQ
- a CDS encoding sugar phosphate isomerase/epimerase, producing MKLGVSTYSYWHFKPERVPIEHVIEEAARLELDGVEILHQQMASEANPYLQKLKRHAFIHGLDLYALSIHQGFVSPDAATRQKNINHTIHCIRLAHELGIPSIRLNSGRWGTVPSFNELMKTEGQEPTLPGHTEDEAFAWVIAAIEKCLPDAEKYGVILGLENHWGLTCTPEGVNRIVSAIDSEWLKVTMDCGNFLSDPYQKLEQIAGEAVLVHAKTYYGEGEWYTLDLDYAKIGKILKDVGFRGYVSIEFEGKADAHVGVPQSVEMLRDALPK